One region of Oncorhynchus mykiss isolate Arlee unplaced genomic scaffold, USDA_OmykA_1.1 un_scaffold_212, whole genome shotgun sequence genomic DNA includes:
- the LOC118936634 gene encoding C-type lectin domain family 4 member F-like isoform X2, with translation MCTYCIGSECLRRHYILLLCVVVVGCTVAVISLFAQKNDQIAQRPQSNIETSAAEREEMKSLKSEDYSVLLNMILKQEGWRYINSSLYYISTETKSWGESRPYCQRKGLDLVTINSKDEEDFLLEVVRAKKLDVAWIGFSPNNTQEISTRVKRGAGSEDGAQEEDCAKLTVYETPAVKEVTGRQCGTQKYCICEKYLDVKYNVSKRNR, from the exons ATGTGTACATATTGCATTG GTTCCGAATGCTTAAGAAGACACTACATACTACTGCTGTGTGTGGTAGTAGTGGGGTGTACTGTGGCTGTCATAAGTCTGTTTGCCCAGAAAAACGATCAAATTGCACAGAGGCCGCAGTCAAATATTGAAACCTCTGcggcagagagggaagagatgaagtCTCTGAAATCAGAGGACTACAGCGTTCTTCTAAATATGATTTTAAAGCAGG AAGGGTGGAGGTATATCAACTCCAGTTTGTACTACATCTCTACTGAGACCAAGTCCTGGGGTGAGAGCAGACCTTACTGCCAACGGAAGGGATTGGACCTGGTGACCATAAACAGCAAAGACGAAGAG GACTTTCTCCTTGAAGTGGTCCGTGCTAAGAAGTTGGATGTAGCCTGGATTGGTTTTTCTCCCAACAACACACAGGAGATATCTACACG GGTGAAGAGAGGTGCGGGGTCAGAAGACGGTGCTCAGGAAGAGGACTGTGCTAAGCTTACGGTATACGAGACACCTGCAGTGAAAGAAGTAACCGGGAGACAATGTGGGACACAAAAATACTGTATTTGTGAAAAATACCTGGATGTCAAATACAATGTAAGCAAGAGAAACCGTTAA